The Vidua chalybeata isolate OUT-0048 chromosome 9, bVidCha1 merged haplotype, whole genome shotgun sequence genomic sequence cttgGCCAGGATGGAGTGAACCACTGGTCCATGCTTCTTCTGAAGCCAGAGGGAATAAGAAGTTCTATAATCCATGGAAGGCTGATTCCATAGAGGGAGGTATATTCAACTCTTTCGGTCACATAGAGATCCCCACAAAAACCCATCAGCTTGGGAGTATGTTCTTTATCCTGCAAGATCACCATTAACAGAAACTCTTCTAGCTGCAAGAGTGCCCATGCAGATTTTGCCTCTGGCAAAGAGACTCTTCCATCTTTGTTTCCATCAGCAAAAGACAGGATGAGATTAACCAGTTCTGAAAGATTTCCTTGTTCACCCAGTTTTGCCTGAaagcaacaaattaaaaagattAAGTATGACTTCATTAACTACTCCAAATCCATCTGTCACACTACCTCCTATTACTCTCCTATGAATAACAGAACAACTGGGTATGTTCTGGTTTCCATTGGTTATGGATGTAACAGGACCTGCCATtagctgcctgcagagcttcctttttgttctgttttcattgGTACTGAGCATACAATCTTCTGAAAGTGCTACCTTTCCTTGCACTTCAAAAAGCAAGTATTAAAATTCAATCATTGTTCTTGATCAGATCAATCTTtagaaaaaattgtattaagTACCTTGTTCAGTGTTTCTAAGAAAAAGTATGCAGCATTCAAAAGTTTAGATCAGGTTTAGTTTTCAGCTGATTAGACCTTACTAATGTAGAAGAATAATGTTATGAATTACATTTTGTCCAATTATTAAGGGtaccaaaccaaaacaaatcccaTAATTACACTGAAATGCTTAGTTTTGTTATTTGATGTAACCACCTCCATTGTAGGACTACAGTGAAAAAAGCCATTGCTGGAATCAGAACTGTTCCATTTTCAGCTAGGCAGATCAacttttcccaaattttcctaAAAACTACCCTAACACACCTGCTCACCATTGCTAGAGACAAAGCTGCTGTAATGCATGACAACTGACATCAGCCTTACATCCTGTTTTCTATACCAATACTAGCAAAATCTATAGACATACAAGATGAATGCCAGCTTCTATCATTTAAAGAGTAAGGAAAAAGCCCTGATAATTAATTACTTCAAACTTCAAGATAAGCACCTCTGGGAAAAACTTTTTGTGCTGATTATTTTTCTAGCATATCCTTGAACAAGGCTCATACAACAGAGTATTGTCTCCAGCTTCAAGAAAACAAGCAGTTCTGTCAAAATAGAATATACTTACTTTAAAAAGACCATACACcatttctttgaatttctcaacAGTGGTTCCTCTTGTTGGTTTATCAAATAGGACTATTTCCTTCCTTGGTTCTGGGTCAGTACCAAAATCAAGTTGAGCAGCTTCTTCCATCTGGCATTTTATAACACTTTGCAGATTTCCCCAGATTCCTAAATAGATCTATgcagaaaaagaggggaaaggtATAAAACGCTGTAGAAGTCCATCTGAAGACCACTTGTCCTCCAATCATTGCTTTAAGAGTCAACACAGATCAGAACCTGAATGCTGTGTGCAGACAATGAACATGGCAATTTGAGCAATGGCAGCTCCAAAGACAGCCCACTGCTGCAGGTACTTGGGAGCCACTGCACTGTCAGAACACACACAGCTTCCCAGACAGCAGACTGGCACCACTGCCACCTTTGCATAGCTTGTCAtgaggctgctgcttctgttggTGATGCAGGATAGCAGAGCAGCAGTATGATGTACAGTGTGTGCACAGTCTGGCAAGCTGTGGAAGGATTTAGTGTATATTGTATATGTTTCCAAAATTCATGTAGTATAAAATAACCATATACCCCTCTACATACAGGACTAATTTCTATTATTGCATATAGGTGTGTATCATGTATATTAATTTGTATTACAGTGTATCTTCTCTGTATaggtgtgtgtatatatatatatatatatatatatatatgggggtatacacacacacacacacacacactctgcttgtcacagcaaataaaatttgAGATAATCTGCATTAAACAGATTCAACTTGCTGACACTAAGGTCTACCTGATGTTCCAGACAATGACATTTCAGTGTGAAATAATAAAACTAGGTTGGATGAGTAAAGCCTTACCTGGTTATTGGGCTTTGTTGacaaacattttccaaaatacaaTGTTTCTTTAGCACAAAGACTACTGCATGCTGATCCATCAATAACACCAGTCTTGTATTTATCACACTGAAataaacagggagaaaaatatttaacaaattGCCTAGGAAAGGAGGCAACAACTGTATCTTTTCCAACACTTGAGTCTTGAAAGAAAAACctaagaaaaaattttaataacCCTATGCCAAAATATTGTTAAGAGACACAACTGGTTTTATCTGTAACTGAAGTTGTAATCTTACATCAGCATGATGGAATATGAGAATTTGATTAAATCACATGTGGCACAGACTGAGTTAGTCAAACACTTCAGAAAGCTATACTAAATACACTTACTATTGTTTTCCTACAGTCATGTCCTCTGCAGAGTTCTGTGTAGGTGGAGTACTGAACATACATAATCCAGCTGCCAACAAACACTACCAACCAGGAGATGAAGAGAAACTTGATCCGCACGTATGACAGACGGACCTAGAgcacacaaagagaaaatattgtttataaTACACTGAACAGCAGTAAATTTACTATTTCATTTACTAGAAATCATTTATTATTTCATCTCTAAGGAATTTGACTTCCATAGTGATAAAATAAGCAGACTGCATTATATGGAACATTTGCTTCCTTCAGTGAGCAAAACTGACAGGGGAGGTCAGTTTGACATATGTAAGTGGAAGGAAAACTGagatataaataaataggaGAAAAGGTATCAGACCCTCACAGGGCAACCAGACTGCAGGAACCAATTTGATCAAAATCATAAACTCTAAGAGCTCGATTAAGTGCATTTTTCTCTAAGACCAGTTACCTGTGTTCCACTCATGGTAAATCAAATTCAACAGACCAGGAATTTGGtcaaaaaataatctgtgttaATGTGTAAATATGCAAGATAGAGATACAAGGAGCAGAATGGATATCAGGGTCAGGTTCCATATGCTGAAGTCTCCCACTCCTTCCTTGAAATGACACCATgaattatgcaaataaaattctTATGTATAGCTTCACCTTCACCTTCCCACAACTGTATGCACAACTTTCCTGTTGTTTCTATGGCCTTACATATAGAGTTTTCACAGGGGCAGAAGGAAAAACTATTTATAAATTAAGAACTGAGGGAGAGCTAAGTGTCTTACAAAGTAGGAGGGATGTTTtgatcttttccttttttttttttttcctcctcctcagagtCTGGTGTGCTAACAGGATGATTTTCATATTCACATCAGGATCAGAAGCTAATTAGAAGATCAGGATCAGCTTTAGCAGCAGGATATAAGGAAGTGCATGAGGGCAGTTATATTTGGTCAGTATAACATCCATTTCTATCAGTATCCTGATATTCAGCACTAGCTATAAAAAGATGCTATAGAAGACTGATAACATATATTATATACACCAAGTGTGCCCCCAGTTTCCTCTAGAAGAACTTGCTAAGCCAGATGTAATACACTATATTTAGTAAATCTcaaataatttatctttcaCTAATTTACCCAGATTCCCTTCAAAATCCACATAAGCATCCACAACAAACTTCAGCAATTAATTCACAGATCTACTATCCACTACTATCCACTTTTGCTTAAGTCTGATTCATATTAGCTTTGTTTGAGAACCCCTAGCTCATGTATTGGAAGAGAAGAGTGAACAATCTCTGTCCCCATCTGACATGATTTTGTAGGCCTCCATAATACACCTCCCTCTGATCTCATCTCTTTTCCAAACTGACAGGTCCTAACTTGACTGTTCATCATAGAGAAATTATTCCATATGTTTGGAAAAGATTCCAAGAAAGATAGTAATCATGATCAGTTTTGCCATCACATACAtacacagaactgcagcagaTGCAaataagcacttttttttttaaccagaaagACTAATTTATtagcatttattaaaatataacaaaCAACCAGCATGCATTATACTGTTTCTCTTGGAAACAAAAAGTCCAGAAAAAGTCTGTTTCAAAAGACCCAAAGGTGATTCCAATCTGCAAAGCTGAGGTCCTGCCACGTGCCTCAGCTGTGCATCCCTATTCCTTCATGCCTTCACACACACTCACTTGATAATCTTAAAACTACCTGGTTAAAAAAGGAGAGAGCTACAATTAACTTTTTattccagtgatttttttttagagtaaGGTTTTATAATTTTGGAGTTTCTTAAAGCTATTTCTAAAAACCCTGTTATGTAGCAGAACATGAAGCACAGAAACTACTGGTAAAACGTGGGGAAGATCAACAGAAATAAACCTGACAATTTTAGGGAAAGCTGTTTCATGCGTAAAAACTGCTTGAGAATCAAAGCTTCTGGGACAACAAGCCCTCTTCATTCCTCAGTGTTTCTTGCTGAATCCTTCCATGAACCTTTGTAATACACTTTAAACCAAAGTGCTGTTTAATGAAATTTTGGATTCTTGTCTCCATCTAGTACAACCTCAGagaccagcagcagcctgcaggcCTCAGGACCACTGCAGAATATGGACTATTCTCCCAGTATGGATACTGCATATATTGTCCTCCTCCTTAGGCAGAAAGAGAATGTATTTGAGACTGAAAATCCTCCCCAAATGCCATCTGACTACATCATGTATTTGGCAGGAAGTTCCAGAGAAGCTAGATTTATTTTGAGCTCAGCACTGTGCCAATGGAGCCATGCAGCTTTTGACTTGCAGAAGCTGCCCAGCCAGTTCGGAGCATGGACAACAGCATCTGTCTGCTTACAGACAACCAAGGTTCCACTCTCTGGTTCAAAGGGAATTACTTTTCTAATAAGAACTTCCTCATCAAGTTTAGCAAAAGGCATGGTCATTATTTGATTTCTTCCCATACATTCCCCTACCAAATTTTCATATTCTCCCCAGAACGGGTCTGTGAGCATAGACACACGAAGCTCACTTCACCTGGCACAGGCACACGCCGTCCTAATGAGGGGACAGGGCTTTGCTGAGCTGGTCTGGTCACACGGGGGAGGCACCCTGAACACAAGGACTTACActgctgtgcagagcactggaacacGTTTCTGAGCAAGAAGTCCCAGACAGCATTTAGGGAACAACACATAGAGATGGACTCCGTTTGAAACTGTGACAAAGTGCCAGGAAACTTGTCATAAGAACATTTTTAGGGCAACAGAATGACTGAGAGCTccaaaattatcaaaaaaaggaagaaagtgttcaaaacaaagaaacagttCCTTTTTTCAACTCTACTCTTCCATCAAGACTTAAACATGAGCCAGGGAATGCAAGAATGAGGGAACCACTTGCAATGCTTGATGTTACAGATTCAGCTTCTTCCATCACTTGTATATTCTGCTAAGTCATATGCACTGAATAATAATTAGACATTCATCCTCTGAAATAGAACTGGAAAACCACTTCTGGCAAAACTCAAGCCTGGATGCACTCCAAAGCATATGGAGAGTAGTGAATCAACATGCAACATAACTTGACAGATTTTTGGTGAGTGTAGTTTTTATATAAAACACTTTTATGGTTAAAGAGTATGTAAGAGT encodes the following:
- the DIPK1A gene encoding divergent protein kinase domain 1A, with the protein product MARRLFPGAWLRKPHSAQVRLSYVRIKFLFISWLVVFVGSWIMYVQYSTYTELCRGHDCRKTICDKYKTGVIDGSACSSLCAKETLYFGKCLSTKPNNQIYLGIWGNLQSVIKCQMEEAAQLDFGTDPEPRKEIVLFDKPTRGTTVEKFKEMVYGLFKAKLGEQGNLSELVNLILSFADGNKDGRVSLPEAKSAWALLQLEEFLLMVILQDKEHTPKLMGFCGDLYVTERVEYTSLYGISLPWIIELLIPSGFRRSMDQWFTPSWPRKAKIAIGLLEFVEDIFHGPYGNFLMCDTSAKNLGYNDKYDLKMMDMRKIVPESNLKEIIKDRQCDSDLDCIYGTDCRTLCDQSKMRCTTEVIQPNLAKACQLLKDYLLRGAPSDIHEELEKQLYLCIALKVTANQMEMEHSLILNNLKTLLWKKISHTNDS